One Nostoc sp. UHCC 0302 DNA window includes the following coding sequences:
- the ilvN gene encoding acetolactate synthase small subunit → MKHTLSVLVEDEAGVLSRISGLFARRGFNIESLAVGPAEQGGVSRITMVVPGDDRVIEQLTKQLYKLVNVLKVQDITETPCVERELMLLKVNATSSNRSEVIELSQIFRARVVDVAEDSLTLEVVGDPGKMVAIVQVLQKFGLREIARTGKIALTRESGVNTELLKSLEAKV, encoded by the coding sequence ATGAAACATACCCTTTCGGTTCTAGTAGAAGATGAGGCGGGCGTTCTTTCCCGCATTTCTGGTTTATTTGCCCGTCGCGGTTTTAATATTGAAAGCCTTGCTGTAGGCCCAGCTGAGCAAGGAGGAGTCTCTCGAATTACGATGGTTGTACCCGGTGACGATCGCGTGATTGAGCAACTCACCAAACAATTATATAAGTTAGTCAATGTCCTGAAGGTACAGGACATTACTGAAACTCCTTGCGTAGAGCGAGAATTGATGCTACTCAAGGTGAATGCTACTAGTAGTAATCGCTCAGAAGTGATTGAACTATCACAGATTTTTCGGGCGCGAGTTGTAGATGTGGCGGAAGATTCTCTGACTTTGGAAGTTGTGGGAGATCCAGGTAAAATGGTGGCGATCGTGCAGGTGTTGCAAAAATTTGGTTTGAGGGAAATTGCCCGCACTGGCAAAATCGCCTTAACCCGTGAATCAGGAGTGAATACTGAGTTACTTAAGTCCTTGGAAGCAAAAGTTTAG
- a CDS encoding phospholipid-binding protein, whose amino-acid sequence MGWLKRLFGMEKPQNAEVNPTPQAVPQAVTTAPTATQSIPPERLGLNGEYDQSGLAKRVALAFDQDPQLDDVNTLWVAQTGSTVVLKGKVPSQDILNKMVSVASSVNGATNVDTTQATIG is encoded by the coding sequence ATGGGTTGGTTAAAAAGACTATTTGGAATGGAAAAACCTCAAAATGCAGAAGTAAATCCGACTCCGCAAGCAGTACCACAAGCTGTTACTACTGCTCCTACCGCCACTCAATCAATACCTCCAGAACGTCTGGGATTGAACGGAGAATATGACCAAAGTGGCTTGGCAAAGCGGGTAGCATTGGCATTTGACCAAGATCCCCAACTTGACGATGTTAATACACTCTGGGTTGCTCAGACAGGCTCTACTGTAGTATTGAAAGGCAAAGTTCCCAGTCAGGACATTCTTAATAAGATGGTTTCTGTAGCAAGTTCAGTGAATGGCGCTACAAATGTTGATACAACCCAAGCGACTATTGGTTAA
- a CDS encoding alpha/beta fold hydrolase, with protein sequence MITAVHWQERVGNQRDWVWRGWQTRYTYIRPSQNHHKATPLILLHGFGASIGHWRHNLEVLGNYHTVYALDMLGFGASEKAPVNYSIELWVEQVYDFWKTFIRQPVVLVGNSNGSLISMAAAAAHPDMVQGMVMMSLPDPSLEQEAIPPLLRPVVRTIKNIVASPFILKPVFNFVRRPGVLRRWASLAYANPEAITDELIEILAGPPQDRGSARAFSALFKAAIGINFSPSVKTVLPTLTIPMLLIWGQKDRFVPSALASQFAQYNEKLELLNLEDVGHCPHDECPEQVNQAILDWIERWIGDRSRGSAKGDRQ encoded by the coding sequence GTGATCACTGCGGTACACTGGCAGGAACGGGTTGGTAATCAAAGAGATTGGGTTTGGCGAGGCTGGCAAACGCGCTACACTTATATCCGCCCAAGCCAAAATCACCACAAGGCAACACCTCTGATTTTGCTACATGGCTTTGGGGCTTCTATTGGTCATTGGCGACATAATTTAGAAGTGTTGGGTAATTACCACACAGTCTATGCTCTAGATATGCTGGGTTTTGGCGCTTCTGAAAAAGCCCCAGTTAACTACAGTATTGAACTCTGGGTAGAGCAAGTTTACGACTTTTGGAAAACGTTTATCCGGCAACCAGTGGTATTAGTGGGTAATTCCAATGGTTCATTGATTTCTATGGCCGCCGCTGCTGCTCATCCTGACATGGTGCAAGGTATGGTGATGATGAGTTTGCCTGATCCTTCACTAGAGCAAGAAGCAATTCCCCCCCTTCTGCGGCCAGTCGTCAGAACAATTAAAAATATTGTCGCTTCTCCGTTTATCCTTAAACCTGTTTTTAACTTTGTGCGTCGTCCAGGGGTGCTGCGTCGCTGGGCTAGTCTTGCTTACGCTAACCCAGAAGCAATTACTGATGAACTCATAGAAATTTTAGCTGGCCCTCCTCAAGACCGGGGTTCTGCTAGGGCTTTTAGTGCTTTGTTCAAAGCTGCGATCGGAATTAATTTTAGTCCTAGTGTCAAGACAGTTTTACCAACCTTAACAATTCCGATGCTGCTAATTTGGGGGCAGAAAGACCGCTTTGTTCCCTCAGCACTGGCTAGCCAATTTGCCCAGTACAACGAGAAATTAGAACTTCTTAATCTAGAGGATGTGGGGCATTGTCCCCATGATGAATGCCCAGAACAAGTCAACCAAGCTATTTTAGATTGGATTGAGAGATGGATTGGCGATCGCTCAAGGGGCAGCGCCAAAGGCGATCGCCAATGA